The following proteins are encoded in a genomic region of Variovorax paradoxus:
- a CDS encoding tyrosine-type recombinase/integrase, producing MLTDTFVRQVKHKGTEIGERYADGGGMYLRVKAASKYWRMDYRFNGKAKTLALGVYPAVSLAKARQRRDKARELLADNVDPGLAKRAEKLSRAVEAANTFEALAREFHATKASSWSASYSERWLRIMDKDLFPYIGKLPIASIQAKDLLHALKRIEGRGVIETAHTLRQCAGQVFRYGVQTGRCASNPAPDLHGALRPVLTKSMAAVLEPQKVGELMRAIYGYSGQPITRAALLLSALLFQRPGNIRAMEWAWIDFEKAMLTIPAQDMKRRLHEKLNGRPHFVPLAKQALQTLEEIEPLTGHGRYVFPSIRTGERPMSENTVNAALRRLGYTNDEMTAHGFRAMARTVMAEQLHGISPDVIEAQLAHGKSGPLGTAYDRAEFMDKRKHMMQRWADYLGQLAASAQILALKAA from the coding sequence ATGCTGACAGACACTTTCGTGAGGCAAGTGAAGCACAAGGGCACCGAGATCGGCGAGCGCTACGCGGACGGTGGCGGCATGTACCTGCGCGTCAAAGCCGCAAGCAAGTACTGGCGCATGGACTATCGGTTCAACGGCAAGGCGAAGACGCTGGCCTTGGGCGTCTACCCTGCGGTATCGCTCGCGAAGGCCCGGCAGCGACGCGACAAGGCTCGCGAGCTGCTTGCAGACAACGTCGATCCCGGCCTGGCGAAGCGCGCAGAGAAACTGTCCCGGGCGGTGGAAGCAGCCAATACCTTCGAGGCCTTGGCGCGGGAATTCCATGCGACCAAGGCCAGCAGTTGGAGCGCGTCCTATTCGGAGCGCTGGCTGCGCATCATGGACAAGGACCTGTTCCCCTACATCGGCAAGCTGCCCATCGCCTCGATCCAAGCCAAGGACCTTCTGCACGCGCTCAAGCGCATCGAGGGCCGGGGCGTGATCGAGACAGCCCACACCCTGCGCCAGTGCGCCGGACAGGTGTTCCGCTACGGTGTGCAGACAGGCCGGTGCGCGAGCAATCCGGCCCCGGACCTGCACGGCGCGCTCCGGCCTGTGCTCACAAAGAGCATGGCCGCCGTTCTGGAGCCCCAGAAAGTGGGCGAATTGATGCGCGCCATCTACGGCTACAGCGGGCAGCCGATCACCCGTGCCGCCCTCCTCCTGTCCGCCCTGCTCTTTCAGCGCCCGGGCAACATCCGTGCGATGGAATGGGCCTGGATCGACTTCGAAAAAGCGATGCTGACCATCCCGGCGCAGGACATGAAGCGCAGGCTCCATGAAAAGCTCAACGGCCGGCCCCACTTTGTGCCGCTGGCGAAGCAGGCGCTGCAGACACTGGAGGAAATTGAGCCATTGACCGGACATGGCCGATACGTATTCCCCAGCATCCGCACGGGAGAACGCCCCATGAGCGAAAACACCGTGAACGCCGCATTGCGAAGGCTGGGGTACACCAACGACGAGATGACCGCCCACGGTTTTCGTGCAATGGCCCGCACGGTCATGGCGGAGCAATTGCACGGCATTTCGCCCGACGTCATCGAGGCACAGCTTGCCCATGGCAAGAGCGGGCCGCTGGGCACGGCCTACGACCGCGCGGAGTTCATGGACAAGCGCAAGCACATGATGCAGCGCTGGGCGGACTACCTGGGCCAACTTGCCGCAAGCGCGCAAATCCTGGCACTCAAGGCGGCCTAG
- a CDS encoding IclR family transcriptional regulator, producing MKEDKAQRAVQAIEVGGRLLLALAGSQSPLTLRDLSSRSGLPASRAHPYLVSFGKLGLIEQESETGRYALGPAALQLGLTCLHQLDPVRVALPVAERLAASTGHAVAVAIWGNFGPTIIRMIDAREPLHVSMRAGTVMSILGTATGRAFAGVMSGDRIEKAMASALGDPENQKVPLLKLKAKELRDAAEELREHGVTRAEGKPIPGVNAFSAPALDHEGNAAVVITALGHQDGFSADWNSSAAQAVRDAAAEISSRLGSPSARVRS from the coding sequence GTGAAGGAAGACAAGGCGCAGCGCGCCGTTCAGGCAATCGAGGTTGGCGGGCGCCTGTTGCTCGCCCTGGCTGGCAGCCAGAGCCCCTTGACGCTCAGAGATCTCTCCAGTCGCTCCGGGCTGCCGGCCTCGCGTGCGCACCCGTACCTGGTGAGTTTTGGCAAGCTCGGGCTGATTGAGCAGGAGTCCGAAACAGGCCGGTACGCGCTGGGGCCCGCGGCATTGCAACTAGGGCTGACATGCCTGCATCAACTGGACCCCGTCCGCGTTGCCCTGCCCGTCGCCGAGCGGCTTGCCGCATCGACGGGGCATGCGGTAGCGGTTGCCATCTGGGGCAACTTCGGACCCACCATCATTCGAATGATCGATGCCCGCGAACCGCTTCACGTGTCGATGCGCGCCGGAACCGTGATGTCCATCCTCGGCACGGCCACCGGCCGCGCTTTCGCGGGCGTCATGTCCGGCGATCGCATCGAGAAAGCCATGGCGTCAGCGCTGGGAGACCCGGAAAATCAGAAGGTCCCGCTGCTGAAGCTGAAGGCCAAGGAACTGCGAGACGCGGCCGAAGAGCTTCGCGAGCATGGCGTCACGCGCGCCGAGGGGAAACCGATCCCCGGCGTGAACGCTTTCAGTGCCCCCGCCCTCGATCACGAAGGAAACGCCGCCGTCGTCATCACGGCGCTCGGGCATCAGGATGGTTTTTCGGCGGACTGGAATTCCAGCGCTGCGCAAGCCGTTCGCGATGCCGCAGCGGAAATCTCAAGCCGGCTCGGCTCGCCCTCGGCCCGCGTTCGCTCGTAG
- a CDS encoding MBL fold metallo-hydrolase — translation MNTVKKFASQADLEEKKISFTKLSEHAWAYTAEGDPNTGIIVGDDAVLVADTQATPAMAQDVVRRIREVTDKPIKYVVLTHYHAVRVLGASGFNPQQIISSQDTRDLIVERGEQDKASEIGRFPRLFQNVETVPPGLTWPTMTFTGKMTLWLGKLEVQLLQLGRGHTKGDTVVWLPQDRVLLSGDLVEFDATPYAGDAYFKDWPQTLENIAALKPAALVPGRGPALLGEAQVAEGLQATGGFIADVRASVEAGVAAGKDLHAVYQDTFAALKPKYGHWVIFDHCMPFDVTRCYDEVTQYPDPRIWTAERDIEMWKTLEG, via the coding sequence ATGAACACCGTCAAGAAATTCGCCTCTCAGGCCGACCTCGAAGAGAAGAAGATCAGCTTCACAAAGCTCTCGGAACACGCTTGGGCGTACACGGCAGAGGGCGACCCGAACACCGGCATCATCGTGGGCGACGACGCGGTGCTCGTCGCCGACACCCAGGCCACGCCGGCCATGGCGCAAGACGTGGTCAGGCGCATTCGCGAGGTGACCGACAAGCCGATCAAGTACGTGGTTCTGACCCACTATCACGCGGTGCGTGTGCTGGGCGCGAGCGGCTTCAATCCGCAGCAGATCATTTCGAGCCAGGACACCCGCGACCTGATCGTCGAACGCGGAGAACAGGACAAGGCGAGTGAGATCGGCCGCTTCCCGCGCCTGTTTCAGAACGTCGAGACGGTGCCACCGGGGCTGACGTGGCCCACCATGACCTTCACCGGCAAGATGACGCTCTGGCTGGGCAAGCTCGAGGTGCAACTGCTGCAGCTCGGCCGCGGCCATACCAAGGGCGACACGGTGGTCTGGCTGCCGCAAGATCGCGTGCTGCTCAGCGGCGACCTGGTCGAGTTCGATGCCACGCCGTATGCGGGCGATGCCTATTTCAAGGATTGGCCGCAGACGCTCGAGAACATCGCAGCGCTGAAGCCTGCCGCGCTGGTTCCGGGCCGCGGCCCCGCACTGCTGGGCGAAGCACAGGTCGCAGAAGGCCTCCAGGCCACCGGCGGTTTCATTGCCGACGTACGCGCCTCGGTCGAAGCCGGCGTGGCCGCCGGCAAGGACCTCCACGCGGTCTACCAGGACACCTTCGCCGCCCTCAAGCCCAAGTACGGCCACTGGGTCATCTTCGACCACTGCATGCCGTTCGATGTGACGCGCTGCTACGACGAAGTCACCCAGTACCCGGACCCGCGCATCTGGACAGCCGAGCGCGACATCGAGATGTGGAAGACGCTGGAGGGCTGA
- a CDS encoding FAD-dependent oxidoreductase, with amino-acid sequence MQLNELAVRKGEAVDYQKLVFDYARHPDQDAPAPVRRPVVVVGAGPVGLALAIDLAQRKIPVVLLDNDNTLSTGSRAICFAKRTLEIFDRLGCGDRMVEKGVSWNVGRVFFKNEEIYSFDLLPETGHARPAFINLQQYYVEGFLAERASELPLIDLRWKNKLTGVVQHADHVELTIETPDGSYRLEADHVAACDGSRSSMRGLLGLESKGRQFKDRFLIADVKMKLDRQAERWFWFDPEFHRNQSVLLHMQPDNVWRIDFQLGWDADPEEEKKPEKIIPRVKALLGEDAQFDLEWASVYTFSCLRMDRFRQGRVFFAGDSAHGVSPFGARGANSGVQDAENLAWKLAAVLQHQAPDALLDSYGHEREYAADENILNSTRATDFITPKSEISRLFRDAVLELAKFHAFARTLVNSGRLSLPATLRTSALNTPDSDLFEGGMVPGAVAADAPVIRADGKAGWLLQEAASGAFTALVFGEGEMADLAARAAAEAGAAAGVPVATVRIPIDEAHALATRRYDARAGTVYLLRPDQHVCGRWRSADAGIVRAALHRALCAA; translated from the coding sequence ATGCAACTGAACGAACTTGCGGTTCGCAAGGGGGAAGCGGTCGACTACCAGAAGCTGGTGTTCGACTATGCCCGCCATCCCGACCAGGATGCGCCGGCGCCGGTGCGCCGTCCGGTGGTGGTCGTTGGCGCAGGCCCCGTGGGTTTGGCGCTGGCCATCGATCTGGCGCAGCGCAAGATTCCCGTGGTTCTTCTGGACAACGACAACACGCTGTCCACCGGCTCCCGCGCCATCTGTTTTGCGAAGCGCACGCTTGAGATTTTCGATCGCCTCGGATGCGGCGACCGCATGGTCGAGAAGGGCGTGTCCTGGAACGTCGGCCGTGTGTTCTTCAAGAACGAGGAGATCTACAGCTTCGACCTGTTGCCGGAGACGGGGCATGCGCGTCCCGCCTTCATCAATCTGCAGCAGTACTACGTGGAAGGTTTCCTGGCCGAGCGCGCGTCCGAGTTGCCGCTGATCGACCTGCGCTGGAAGAACAAGCTCACGGGCGTGGTGCAGCACGCGGACCATGTCGAGTTGACGATCGAGACGCCCGATGGTTCGTACCGGCTCGAGGCCGACCATGTCGCGGCCTGCGATGGAAGCCGCTCGAGCATGCGCGGCCTGTTGGGCCTCGAAAGCAAGGGACGCCAGTTCAAGGACCGCTTCCTGATCGCCGACGTGAAGATGAAGCTCGACCGGCAGGCCGAACGCTGGTTCTGGTTCGATCCCGAATTTCATCGCAACCAGAGCGTGCTGCTGCACATGCAGCCCGACAACGTCTGGCGCATCGACTTCCAGCTCGGCTGGGATGCCGATCCCGAAGAAGAAAAGAAGCCCGAGAAGATCATTCCCCGCGTCAAGGCGCTGCTGGGCGAAGACGCACAGTTCGATCTCGAATGGGCCAGCGTCTACACCTTCTCCTGCCTGCGGATGGACCGGTTCCGGCAGGGCCGCGTGTTCTTCGCCGGGGATTCGGCGCATGGTGTTTCGCCGTTCGGCGCGCGCGGCGCCAACTCGGGCGTGCAGGACGCGGAGAACCTGGCGTGGAAGCTTGCCGCGGTTCTGCAGCATCAGGCGCCCGACGCACTGCTCGACAGCTATGGCCACGAACGCGAATACGCGGCCGACGAAAACATCCTCAACTCGACGCGCGCCACCGATTTCATCACGCCCAAGAGCGAGATCAGCAGGCTGTTCCGGGACGCAGTGCTGGAGCTTGCAAAGTTCCACGCCTTTGCGCGCACCCTGGTCAACAGCGGCCGGCTGTCCCTGCCGGCCACGCTGCGCACGTCGGCCTTGAACACGCCGGACAGCGACCTGTTCGAAGGGGGCATGGTGCCGGGCGCCGTGGCCGCGGACGCGCCGGTGATCCGCGCCGATGGCAAGGCGGGCTGGCTGCTGCAGGAAGCAGCCAGCGGTGCGTTCACCGCGCTGGTGTTTGGCGAAGGCGAGATGGCGGACCTCGCGGCACGCGCTGCGGCTGAAGCGGGTGCAGCGGCTGGAGTGCCCGTTGCGACGGTGCGCATCCCCATCGACGAAGCCCATGCGCTGGCAACCCGGCGCTATGACGCGAGAGCAGGCACGGTCTACCTGCTGCGCCCCGACCAGCACGTATGCGGACGCTGGCGCAGTGCCGACGCAGGCATCGTGCGTGCGGCGCTGCATCGCGCGCTTTGCGCCGCCTGA
- a CDS encoding Bug family tripartite tricarboxylate transporter substrate binding protein yields MIRLFLTGLALAATTHLAVAQDSKPIEWVVGYAAGGGSDSVARAAAETMSKSLARPIVINNKPGAATNIAADYVARSKDYGNVMLTADFATLAANPFLFSKLSYNAEKDLTPVGMLARFPLVLVVGPQVPVKNFKEFVAWAKAQPGGVNYASAGAGSPHHLAAELLREKTGVTMAHVAYRGAAPAMLDILGGQVPFMMVDTASGNQFVLAGKVKAIGVASSKRIATLPDVPTLAEQGLSDFEAYAWQGLAVPSGTPPETVAKLNKALVDALNSTAVQARFLALGVEGLPGTPNDMARYVKDERERWGRLIKANNIKVD; encoded by the coding sequence ATGATTCGCCTTTTCCTCACCGGCCTGGCCCTGGCGGCAACCACTCATCTCGCCGTCGCGCAGGACAGCAAGCCCATCGAATGGGTGGTCGGCTACGCCGCGGGCGGCGGCTCCGACTCCGTCGCGCGTGCCGCGGCCGAAACGATGTCCAAGAGCCTGGCCCGGCCCATCGTGATCAACAACAAGCCTGGCGCGGCGACCAACATCGCCGCGGACTATGTCGCCCGCTCGAAGGACTACGGCAATGTCATGCTGACGGCCGACTTCGCCACCCTTGCAGCCAACCCCTTCCTGTTCTCCAAGCTCAGCTACAACGCCGAGAAAGATCTCACGCCGGTCGGCATGCTGGCGCGCTTCCCGCTCGTGCTGGTGGTCGGGCCCCAAGTGCCGGTGAAGAATTTCAAGGAGTTCGTCGCCTGGGCCAAGGCGCAACCCGGCGGTGTGAACTACGCTTCGGCGGGTGCCGGCAGTCCGCACCATCTGGCGGCTGAACTGCTGCGCGAAAAAACCGGTGTCACGATGGCGCACGTGGCGTACCGCGGTGCGGCACCCGCAATGCTGGACATCCTGGGCGGCCAGGTTCCTTTCATGATGGTCGACACCGCCAGCGGCAATCAGTTCGTGTTGGCCGGCAAGGTCAAGGCGATCGGCGTCGCGAGCTCGAAGCGCATTGCCACGCTGCCCGATGTGCCGACCCTTGCCGAGCAAGGACTGAGCGACTTCGAAGCCTATGCGTGGCAGGGACTCGCCGTGCCGAGTGGCACGCCTCCCGAAACGGTGGCGAAGCTCAACAAGGCGTTGGTCGACGCGTTGAATTCGACTGCGGTGCAAGCACGCTTTCTCGCCCTGGGCGTCGAAGGGCTGCCGGGCACACCGAACGACATGGCCAGGTATGTCAAGGACGAGCGCGAGCGTTGGGGCCGCCTCATCAAGGCGAACAACATCAAGGTCGATTGA